One window from the genome of Bacteroidota bacterium encodes:
- a CDS encoding GNAT family N-acetyltransferase, which produces MPQGPFPKFETERLVLRQFHIQDARRVQQLAGAPEMAQTTFLPHPYKNGIAERWILSLIDDFHNDRVINFAIELKSSGELIGSIGIVLEMPHNRGDLGYWVGIPYWGSGYCTEAGHAVLRYGFEELQLNRLAAPHFSTNPASGRVLQKLGMSHEGTRRQHYYRFGQYLDAEMYGLVREDYLKKLNLDQVE; this is translated from the coding sequence ATGCCTCAAGGGCCCTTTCCGAAATTTGAAACCGAACGGCTGGTGCTCCGGCAGTTCCACATACAAGACGCCCGCCGGGTACAGCAGCTTGCCGGTGCACCTGAAATGGCGCAGACCACTTTTCTGCCCCATCCCTACAAAAATGGCATTGCAGAACGCTGGATTTTGAGTTTGATTGATGATTTTCACAACGACCGCGTGATCAACTTCGCGATTGAACTTAAGTCTTCGGGTGAGTTGATTGGCTCAATCGGGATTGTACTGGAGATGCCCCACAATCGAGGCGATTTGGGCTATTGGGTCGGGATACCCTACTGGGGCAGTGGCTATTGCACGGAGGCTGGCCATGCTGTGCTGCGCTATGGGTTTGAAGAGTTGCAATTGAATCGCCTTGCTGCCCCCCATTTTTCGACCAATCCGGCTTCGGGGCGTGTGCTACAAAAGCTTGGCATGTCCCATGAAGGCACGCGCCGGCAGCACTATTACCGGTTTGGCCAGTACCTGGATGCCGAGATGTATGGGCTTGTCAGGGA
- a CDS encoding zinc-dependent metalloprotease has protein sequence MKRAHQILKLSMYQLNNVCPGGFRLGSLVLALFLLIGGCTTSQPVAEKPSAAPSKATPSKKKDDPYKAYKEVVTDKAVSEAGLFTLHRVDDDLYFEIPDSLLEREVLWISRIAQTPANLSPFINGGSKVGEQVVRWQRKGDRVLLRKRSYTSVANDSLPVAQSVAVNNFEPIIQSFDIEALSPDSQGVLIDVTDLFVKDVPAIGGLSTSQRTRFKVRRLDGNRSFIDEAKSFPMNVNVRHTLTFESTAPPSNSKAGTISMQLYQSMILLAAEPMTPRIADDRVGYFTVSQVDFGLDEQKAARRTFIRRWNLVPKDPEAYLRGELVEPVKPIIYYLDPATPDRWRPYFCQGINDWQTAFESAGFKNAIECRIPEDDPDFDPEDVRFSTMRYVANTTRNATGPSVSDPRSGEIIESDIIWYHNHMRSYRNRLMIETGAANPGARGLKLDADLIGETMRQVIAHEIGHAIGLPHNMIASSAFPVDSLRSPAFTEAYGVGASIMDYTRQNYIAQPGDGVTRFVRKIGPYDHYSVEWGYRWYPDIEEAEQEKTMLDAMILEHADDKRFRFGGSTAYNPDAQTEDMGDNPVLASTYAVANLKRVVPELVNWTTTDGEDYDDLEEIYGELLGMWSRYMRHTITLIGGVYENRKTSDQSGMVYTTVSRANQEAALAFLQEQVFTTPTWLLDDSILRRIEPAGAVDRIRGRQVSILNNLLDPTRLQRLIEGEVIDGENAYTAIEFMEDLQDGLWSEIDVTRPAIDTYRRNLQRGYLERMAYLMNEEFSSNFAFFFGTSVDVSQSDIRPIVRGQMEALQRKASAASRRTRDKMTRYHLEDVVVRIDELLNPDD, from the coding sequence TTGAAACGGGCCCATCAGATCCTCAAGCTATCCATGTACCAACTCAATAACGTTTGTCCCGGCGGTTTCCGTCTTGGCTCTTTAGTGCTTGCGCTGTTTTTACTCATCGGTGGTTGTACCACAAGCCAACCTGTGGCTGAAAAACCTTCCGCTGCCCCGTCGAAGGCAACCCCCTCAAAAAAGAAAGACGACCCGTACAAAGCCTATAAAGAGGTAGTTACGGATAAAGCCGTCTCAGAAGCAGGTTTGTTCACCTTGCACCGTGTTGATGACGACCTTTATTTCGAAATTCCTGATTCGCTCCTCGAACGCGAGGTGCTGTGGATTAGCCGCATTGCACAGACGCCCGCCAACCTGAGTCCGTTTATAAACGGTGGATCGAAAGTGGGCGAGCAGGTCGTGCGCTGGCAGCGCAAAGGGGATAGGGTTCTTCTGCGCAAGCGGTCATACACCAGTGTTGCAAATGACTCGCTGCCCGTAGCGCAGTCTGTTGCGGTAAATAATTTTGAGCCGATCATTCAGTCGTTTGATATCGAAGCCCTGTCTCCCGATTCGCAAGGGGTGCTTATCGATGTTACCGACCTCTTTGTGAAAGATGTGCCAGCTATCGGTGGGCTCAGCACCAGCCAGCGTACCCGTTTCAAAGTGCGCCGGCTTGATGGCAACCGTTCCTTTATCGACGAAGCCAAAAGCTTTCCGATGAACGTCAATGTGCGGCACACGCTTACGTTTGAATCAACAGCACCACCATCGAACAGCAAAGCCGGCACCATTTCGATGCAGCTGTATCAATCGATGATCTTGCTGGCTGCAGAACCCATGACACCACGTATCGCTGACGACCGTGTGGGGTATTTCACTGTCTCGCAAGTCGATTTTGGGTTGGATGAGCAAAAAGCAGCCCGGCGCACGTTTATTCGCCGTTGGAACCTTGTGCCCAAAGATCCCGAAGCCTATCTGCGGGGTGAACTGGTAGAGCCGGTCAAGCCGATTATCTATTACCTCGATCCTGCAACCCCTGATCGGTGGCGCCCCTATTTTTGCCAGGGCATCAACGACTGGCAGACTGCCTTTGAAAGCGCCGGCTTTAAAAATGCAATCGAGTGCCGCATCCCTGAAGATGATCCCGATTTTGATCCGGAAGATGTCCGCTTCTCTACGATGCGTTACGTGGCCAATACAACCCGCAACGCAACCGGGCCAAGCGTCTCCGATCCACGTTCGGGTGAAATCATAGAAAGCGATATTATCTGGTATCACAACCACATGCGTTCCTATCGTAACCGGTTGATGATCGAAACCGGAGCTGCAAATCCCGGTGCCCGTGGGCTCAAGCTGGATGCCGATTTGATTGGAGAAACCATGCGCCAGGTGATTGCCCATGAAATTGGTCACGCCATTGGGCTGCCGCACAACATGATTGCAAGCTCTGCTTTTCCCGTGGACTCCTTGCGTTCGCCGGCCTTTACCGAGGCATACGGGGTGGGGGCATCCATCATGGATTATACACGGCAGAACTACATCGCACAGCCTGGTGATGGTGTCACGCGTTTTGTCCGCAAAATTGGACCTTACGATCACTACTCAGTCGAGTGGGGTTATCGCTGGTACCCAGACATCGAGGAAGCGGAACAGGAAAAAACCATGCTGGATGCGATGATCCTCGAACACGCTGATGACAAACGTTTCCGTTTTGGCGGATCAACTGCTTATAATCCGGATGCGCAGACAGAAGATATGGGAGATAATCCGGTGCTGGCCAGCACCTATGCTGTTGCGAACCTCAAGCGCGTTGTACCTGAGTTAGTCAATTGGACGACAACTGATGGAGAGGACTACGACGACCTTGAAGAAATTTATGGCGAGTTACTTGGCATGTGGAGCCGCTACATGCGGCACACCATAACGCTGATTGGCGGAGTCTATGAAAACCGAAAAACGAGTGACCAGTCGGGCATGGTGTATACAACAGTAAGTCGTGCAAACCAGGAAGCGGCGCTTGCGTTTTTACAGGAGCAGGTCTTTACAACGCCGACATGGTTGCTTGATGACAGCATTTTACGGAGAATTGAACCAGCAGGCGCCGTTGATCGGATTCGAGGCCGGCAGGTGTCGATTCTCAACAACTTACTCGATCCCACACGACTTCAGCGTTTGATCGAGGGCGAAGTCATTGACGGTGAGAATGCGTATACAGCCATTGAATTTATGGAAGACCTGCAGGATGGTCTCTGGTCTGAAATTGATGTAACGCGGCCGGCCATTGATACCTATCGCCGTAACTTGCAGCGCGGTTACCTGGAGCGCATGGCTTACCTGATGAACGAAGAGTTTAGCTCCAATTTTGCGTTCTTCTTTGGCACTTCAGTTGATGTGAGCCAGTCGGATATCAGGCCTATTGTCCGTGGTCAGATGGAGGCTCTGCAGCGGAAAGCCTCAGCGGCCAGCCGGCGGACGCGCGACAAAATGACGCGCTACCATCTCGAAGATGTTGTTGTGCGTATTGATGAACTGCTCAATCCCGACGATTAA
- a CDS encoding GNAT family N-acetyltransferase, producing the protein MDFTLHIAQTEAEREAIYRLRYEVYVEEMHIFNDVADHECRMLYGENDTDAWLMYAKQDGQLIGSLRLNLGKYGQFSDELEETYDLQRFRDTIQDEQLLVLTRFMVRKGYRGSRLSYRMIEEVAEICKREKIEVAVCDCQPHLIRYYQRMGFRSYACPVYNDDAFGIMIPLAFVIRDLAYLADTRSPFRKVLEQPVEDLGFIADVAASLGNASVSSVAELPEEKANWILEQLSTECTDITPHAYCGTKLFESLPAQEVKTIISKGHLLDLKQDDLMIRSGQQTTTVFMILAGEVDICKGGQVVHRAVAGEVIGELGFLLNSRRTADVRVASRHAQVLSFDESRLKQRIKSRTPTAAQLLYNLCQILAARVAPAQKKEKSMFMVAA; encoded by the coding sequence ATGGACTTTACCCTGCATATCGCCCAAACAGAAGCTGAGCGCGAGGCCATCTATCGCCTTCGCTATGAAGTCTACGTAGAAGAAATGCACATCTTTAATGACGTGGCAGACCACGAATGCCGCATGCTATACGGTGAGAACGATACCGACGCCTGGCTGATGTACGCAAAACAAGACGGCCAACTTATTGGCTCTTTGCGGCTCAACCTTGGCAAGTATGGTCAGTTTTCAGATGAGCTGGAAGAAACCTATGATCTCCAGCGCTTCCGGGATACCATCCAGGATGAACAACTCCTCGTGCTCACCCGGTTTATGGTGCGCAAGGGATACCGCGGCAGCCGGCTTTCCTATCGGATGATTGAGGAGGTGGCTGAGATTTGCAAGCGGGAAAAGATTGAGGTGGCTGTGTGTGACTGCCAGCCCCATTTGATTCGTTATTATCAACGCATGGGGTTTCGCAGCTATGCGTGCCCTGTTTATAATGATGATGCCTTTGGTATTATGATTCCGCTGGCTTTTGTGATTCGAGACCTTGCCTACCTCGCAGACACCCGTTCCCCATTTCGCAAAGTGCTTGAGCAACCTGTGGAAGATCTGGGATTCATAGCAGACGTTGCGGCGAGCCTGGGCAATGCAAGTGTAAGCAGTGTAGCGGAACTGCCCGAGGAGAAAGCCAATTGGATACTGGAACAGTTGTCAACTGAATGTACAGATATTACGCCCCACGCTTACTGTGGTACAAAGCTTTTTGAAAGCCTGCCGGCACAAGAAGTCAAGACCATCATCTCAAAGGGACATCTGTTAGATTTGAAGCAGGACGATCTTATGATCCGCAGCGGCCAGCAGACAACCACTGTGTTTATGATTCTCGCCGGGGAAGTAGATATTTGCAAAGGCGGCCAGGTTGTGCACCGTGCCGTGGCTGGTGAAGTAATTGGCGAACTCGGTTTTTTACTCAACAGCCGGCGCACGGCTGATGTACGCGTAGCTTCGCGGCATGCACAAGTGCTCAGTTTTGATGAGAGCCGGCTAAAACAACGTATCAAGTCACGCACGCCAACGGCTGCGCAGCTGCTTTATAACCTGTGTCAAATCCTCGCAGCCCGTGTCGCGCCGGCGCAGAAAAAAGAAAAGAGCATGTTCATGGTTGCTGCCTGA
- a CDS encoding T9SS type A sorting domain-containing protein, which produces MHFRLLLILICCLLAATPTSAQTGTCEPPTAEAFLDIGKAHARIPNHGGLFWGRGGPTFYRVPKEDGANAIYAANIWVSGMVDNKLRASAATFGPGNYWPGPLNESGQAPSDCKPFDKIWEINLNDIETFRESGAISNNLRDWPAYLGAPVIDGDGDPDNYNLAGGDEPELLGHQRLWWIMNDRGNTHWLNGSEPLGLEVHASAFAYKYHPLVEHQTFYSYKLINKSTATIQDTYFTIWTDGDMGDYNDDYVGSDSLLGLAYYYNADNDDQGGYGKAPPAIGFMFLNTPSAENDGIDNDRDSLIDEPKEKLGATVIMSHRRYTASWGDPRDAHDIINYARGIWRDGSPIIEGFWGYEDNNWSADSQRVATRFSFPGDPLTNSFWSEMNANNNGRPNPLSDRRLHMSTGPFTFAQGDTVHIAFTFLYARGSDHLDSIRTLKSTATSILGSADAFLAHNAVPNPFLKPELAPHPNHVLGFDQNFPNPFSNSTTIRYSLPQAMQVRLTVYDILGREVAQLVDAYQESGIHTADFNAASLPPGVYLAHLEADFLRFTKRMLLIR; this is translated from the coding sequence ATGCATTTCCGTTTACTCCTCATATTAATTTGTTGTCTGCTAGCCGCTACTCCGACAAGTGCACAGACAGGTACCTGTGAGCCGCCCACGGCAGAAGCTTTCCTGGATATTGGAAAAGCCCATGCACGTATTCCTAACCATGGCGGGCTTTTTTGGGGCCGGGGCGGCCCCACTTTTTATCGCGTCCCAAAAGAAGATGGAGCAAATGCAATCTATGCGGCCAACATTTGGGTCAGTGGGATGGTGGACAACAAACTACGGGCCTCAGCGGCTACATTTGGACCGGGAAATTACTGGCCAGGCCCACTCAACGAATCCGGGCAAGCACCTTCAGATTGCAAACCGTTTGATAAAATCTGGGAGATCAATCTCAACGATATAGAAACGTTTCGCGAATCAGGGGCCATTTCTAATAACCTGAGAGATTGGCCGGCATATTTAGGTGCACCAGTTATTGATGGAGACGGAGATCCTGACAACTACAATCTTGCTGGTGGAGATGAACCCGAATTGCTCGGACATCAGCGACTTTGGTGGATCATGAATGACAGGGGAAATACTCATTGGTTAAATGGAAGCGAACCGTTAGGCCTGGAGGTGCATGCATCCGCTTTTGCTTATAAATACCACCCACTTGTAGAGCATCAGACGTTTTACTCCTATAAACTTATCAATAAAAGTACCGCAACCATCCAAGACACCTATTTCACAATATGGACAGATGGTGACATGGGCGATTATAATGATGATTATGTTGGTTCAGATTCATTGCTTGGCTTGGCGTATTACTACAATGCAGACAATGATGATCAGGGAGGATATGGAAAGGCACCGCCGGCCATTGGTTTTATGTTTCTCAATACACCCTCCGCAGAAAATGATGGCATTGACAACGACAGAGACAGCCTCATCGATGAACCCAAAGAGAAGCTAGGCGCAACGGTTATTATGAGTCACAGGAGATATACGGCTTCATGGGGCGACCCACGTGATGCACACGACATCATTAACTACGCGCGTGGTATTTGGCGAGATGGATCGCCCATCATTGAAGGATTCTGGGGATATGAAGACAATAACTGGTCTGCTGATAGCCAGCGCGTAGCCACACGATTTTCCTTCCCGGGAGACCCGCTGACCAATTCATTCTGGTCAGAAATGAACGCAAACAACAATGGTAGGCCCAACCCGCTTTCAGATCGCCGGCTCCACATGTCAACGGGCCCCTTTACTTTTGCACAAGGCGACACGGTTCATATTGCCTTTACTTTCCTTTATGCCAGAGGAAGTGATCATCTCGACTCGATCCGTACACTGAAGAGCACTGCTACCAGTATACTTGGCAGCGCGGACGCTTTCCTTGCTCACAATGCCGTCCCCAATCCATTCTTAAAACCAGAATTGGCTCCCCACCCCAACCACGTGTTGGGTTTCGATCAAAACTTCCCTAACCCATTCAGCAATTCAACCACCATACGATACAGCCTGCCGCAAGCCATGCAGGTTCGACTGACAGTTTATGACATCCTTGGTAGAGAAGTCGCTCAACTTGTGGATGCTTACCAGGAATCCGGCATTCACACCGCAGATTTCAATGCAGCGTCGTTACCTCCCGGCGTCTATCTCGCGCACCTTGAGGCGGACTTCCTCCGTTTTACAAAACGCATGCTGTTGATCCGGTAG